In the genome of Pelobacter seleniigenes DSM 18267, one region contains:
- a CDS encoding TRAP transporter large permease, whose protein sequence is MGPTLFMSFFACVLLGVPIAVALGLSSMIALLFHSHVPIMVLVQKTYGGVDSFTLMAIPFFILAGNIMSFGGVSARLVALASCFFGRFSGGLAHVTTAACTFFGAISGSAPATTAAIGSVLIPSMKEKGYSKDFSAACAAASGTIGLLIPPSITMVLYGVVTGSSVGKLFLGGIIPGLLMSVTLMIINYRLAKKNGYGKEQPVDLADTWKAFNRASLALIMPLIILGGIYGGIFTPTEAAVVAVAYGLIVGVFIYRELDGAKVYQVVLNTAKSSAIIMFLVATAHCFSYLLASEQIPQALTDLMLSFTREPTILLILICISLLIVGTFLDNAVAVVLMTPIFFPVIESVGIDPIFFGVLLVFTLSIGQITPPVGLCLFVACNISDVKIEKLSVTVLPYLFALMVLMLLFIFFPQIVLFIPQSMAL, encoded by the coding sequence ATGGGACCAACGTTGTTTATGAGCTTTTTCGCCTGCGTCTTGCTCGGTGTTCCCATTGCCGTTGCCCTTGGTCTCTCTTCCATGATTGCGTTGTTGTTCCACAGCCACGTGCCGATCATGGTCCTGGTGCAAAAGACCTATGGCGGGGTCGATTCTTTTACCCTGATGGCGATTCCGTTTTTTATCCTGGCCGGCAATATCATGTCCTTTGGCGGGGTGTCCGCACGCTTGGTGGCCCTGGCCAGTTGTTTTTTCGGCCGCTTCAGTGGTGGACTGGCCCATGTTACGACCGCGGCCTGTACCTTTTTTGGGGCCATTTCCGGTTCTGCGCCGGCAACGACGGCGGCGATCGGTTCTGTTTTGATCCCTTCGATGAAGGAAAAAGGCTATTCAAAGGATTTCTCGGCCGCCTGTGCCGCGGCATCCGGGACCATCGGCCTGCTGATTCCACCCAGCATCACCATGGTTCTCTATGGTGTGGTCACCGGGTCATCCGTCGGTAAGCTGTTTCTTGGCGGAATTATTCCCGGTTTGCTGATGAGCGTCACGTTGATGATCATCAATTATCGACTGGCTAAGAAAAACGGTTATGGAAAAGAACAGCCGGTCGACCTGGCAGACACCTGGAAAGCCTTTAACCGTGCCTCTTTGGCATTGATCATGCCGCTCATTATCCTTGGCGGCATTTATGGCGGGATCTTTACCCCGACCGAAGCGGCGGTTGTGGCGGTTGCCTATGGGTTGATTGTCGGAGTGTTCATCTACCGGGAATTGGATGGGGCAAAGGTTTATCAGGTTGTTTTGAATACGGCCAAAAGTTCCGCAATTATCATGTTCCTTGTCGCAACCGCCCACTGTTTCAGCTATTTGCTGGCCAGTGAGCAGATTCCCCAGGCATTGACCGATCTGATGTTGAGCTTTACCCGGGAGCCGACCATTCTGCTGATCCTGATCTGTATCTCCTTGTTAATCGTCGGCACCTTTCTGGATAATGCGGTGGCGGTTGTGCTGATGACGCCGATCTTTTTTCCGGTGATCGAGAGCGTTGGCATCGATCCGATTTTTTTCGGTGTTCTCTTGGTGTTTACCCTGTCGATTGGGCAGATCACCCCGCCGGTCGGGCTGTGCCTGTTTGTTGCTTGTAATATATCGGACGTCAAAATCGAGAAATTATCGGTGACCGTTCTGCCTTACCTGTTCGCATTGATGGTTTTGATGTTGTTATTTATTTTCTTTCCGCAAATTGTCCTGTTTATCCCTCAGTCTATGGCGTTGTGA
- a CDS encoding TRAP transporter small permease → MELLRSFNTIVNSILSKVITIGFMLMTVIIFFQIIFRYALHESLSWSEELARYFFIWVTFLGASVAFHERTHINVDLFINYIKSSRVRAALFLFGDLLSLSFLMMLVVEGISVAIRVFKLDQVSASMDFLPIGLIYLAVPLGCLFMTLNIIMHAGSHVRELLKPAEEGE, encoded by the coding sequence ATGGAATTACTCAGATCTTTCAATACGATTGTGAATTCGATTTTGTCAAAGGTGATCACCATTGGCTTTATGCTCATGACCGTGATTATTTTCTTTCAAATTATTTTTCGTTATGCCCTGCATGAATCCCTTTCCTGGTCGGAAGAGCTGGCCCGTTATTTTTTCATCTGGGTGACTTTTTTGGGTGCCAGCGTGGCTTTTCATGAACGGACTCATATCAACGTCGACCTTTTTATCAACTATATAAAAAGTTCCCGGGTAAGAGCCGCCCTCTTTCTTTTCGGGGATCTTTTAAGCCTCTCTTTTTTGATGATGCTGGTGGTTGAAGGGATCTCGGTCGCGATCAGGGTTTTTAAACTCGATCAGGTCTCGGCATCGATGGATTTTTTGCCGATCGGGCTCATCTATCTGGCTGTGCCCCTGGGCTGTCTCTTCATGACCTTGAATATCATCATGCATGCCGGAAGTCATGTCAGGGAGCTCTTGAAACCTGCGGAAGAAGGAGAATAA
- a CDS encoding TRAP transporter substrate-binding protein, translated as MRVQRLLVCSFVAFFVFFAALPGVSFAKTKLKLAHTGALNHHYHEGSLLFKKLVEERSNGDMEILVFPADQLGKQRQMVEGAQLGTVDLVLTSDVLLSSFEKTMGVLNLPYLFRDIDHVSKVLDGDIGRFLSDKLSQKGLVVLGYWENGFRHITNSKGPINTPADLKGLKIRTPGGYVFVDTFNTFGASATPMSFGELYTALQLGTVDGQENPVAHVLTQKFYEVQKYLSLTRHIHVSEPLVMSQIIYSGLKPEQQKILLDAAQEVAVWMRQEVENLEASQLKQLKDLIQVNTAERASFEQASEAVYKMHADKFGDLVTKIKNVK; from the coding sequence ATGCGTGTTCAACGATTGTTGGTCTGCTCTTTTGTTGCCTTTTTCGTTTTCTTTGCGGCTTTGCCAGGAGTGTCCTTTGCCAAAACAAAGCTTAAATTGGCCCATACCGGAGCGCTGAATCATCATTATCATGAAGGCTCGCTGTTATTCAAAAAACTGGTTGAGGAGAGATCGAACGGCGACATGGAAATCCTGGTTTTCCCAGCCGACCAATTGGGAAAACAGCGGCAGATGGTTGAGGGTGCCCAGCTTGGAACCGTTGATTTGGTTCTGACTTCGGACGTGTTGCTGTCCAGCTTTGAAAAAACCATGGGAGTTTTAAACCTCCCCTATCTCTTCCGCGATATTGACCATGTCAGCAAGGTTCTGGATGGCGACATCGGTCGGTTCCTGTCCGATAAACTGTCCCAGAAAGGGCTGGTGGTGCTGGGCTACTGGGAAAACGGCTTTCGGCATATCACCAATTCCAAAGGGCCGATCAATACACCTGCCGACCTGAAAGGTCTGAAAATCCGCACCCCGGGCGGCTATGTCTTTGTCGATACCTTTAATACTTTCGGGGCTTCCGCAACGCCGATGTCCTTTGGCGAACTGTACACCGCCCTGCAACTGGGAACTGTTGACGGCCAGGAAAACCCGGTGGCTCACGTTCTGACCCAAAAGTTTTACGAAGTCCAGAAGTATCTGTCCCTGACCAGGCATATCCATGTGTCAGAGCCCTTGGTCATGAGTCAGATTATCTACTCTGGGCTCAAGCCGGAACAGCAAAAAATACTGTTGGATGCAGCTCAAGAGGTTGCGGTCTGGATGCGGCAGGAGGTCGAGAATCTGGAGGCCTCCCAGCTCAAGCAACTCAAAGATCTGATCCAAGTCAATACTGCTGAGCGCGCTTCTTTTGAACAGGCCTCCGAGGCTGTCTACAAGATGCATGCGGATAAATTTGGTGATCTGGTCACCAAAATCAAAAACGTCAAATAA